A single region of the Mannheimia bovis genome encodes:
- a CDS encoding F0F1 ATP synthase subunit epsilon: MTSQFELTVVSAESKIFEGTVTSVRVSGVDGELGVYAGHTPLLTSIKPGMVKFTLADGKEEFIYVSGGFLEVQPTIVTVLADTAIRGDELDEQRILAAKRKAEETLSKTNDADLTAKLAKEIAKLRVYELTKTKLANKR; encoded by the coding sequence ATGACATCTCAATTTGAACTCACAGTTGTGAGTGCGGAAAGTAAAATCTTTGAAGGCACAGTAACGAGTGTGCGTGTTTCAGGGGTTGATGGTGAATTAGGGGTTTATGCAGGGCATACACCACTATTAACCTCTATCAAACCAGGTATGGTTAAATTCACTTTAGCTGATGGCAAAGAAGAATTTATCTATGTATCTGGTGGCTTCCTTGAAGTACAACCAACCATTGTTACCGTGCTTGCAGATACCGCAATTCGTGGTGATGAACTTGATGAACAACGTATTCTTGCTGCAAAACGTAAAGCAGAAGAAACCTTGTCTAAAACTAACGACGCTGATTTAACAGCGAAATTAGCGAAAGAAATTGCGAAATTGCGTGTTTACGAACTCACAAAAACAAAATTAGCGAACAAACGTTAA